Proteins from one Streptomyces genisteinicus genomic window:
- a CDS encoding ATP-binding protein yields the protein MRDHGPGDPDRLPPPAPCGLPAEVNGFVGRAGELAAAARALETSRLVTLVGPGGIGKTRLAVRAAAAQQNRYADGARLAELSLVRDPRLVAHALLGALGVTDHTGRPARDVLLRHLAGRRLLLVVDGFEHLVETCAPLLRDVLRHAPGVAVLAAGRRPLRLDGEAVLPLGPMTPQDAALLFTARAAGTGRWAREDPALVRELCRRLDGVPLALELAAGRLPALTLEQLLDRMDDRFGLLTCGVRGALPRHRTLRTAVGWSHELCTPAERLLWARLSVFAGDFDLEAVEYVCSGPDLPAGSVLDVLGELIAQSVVTRAESAGGARYRMLDTVRAYGAEWLAELGDAERLRSRHRDWYMGLATWCELEWFGPRQADVAACTDSALPNLRAAVEVCLERPDEAHLGQHLVGTLWFYWAGCGRLSEGRHWLDRVLAHETRYPDARLKALWVLGYVAVLQGDAAAAAAALHECGEGAEAGENVLAGAYATHRKGCLALLSDDVPRAERLLRSALADYDRVGELNSNVLMGQVELAMALVFQDRLDAAVEVCEEVREVCETFGELWTRAYALYVLAYAAWAAGEHARARALLTECITVDHRFNDLVGLALAIELLALVTASEGDPAEAAVLQGAAAPVWDSVGVAVFGSVHFAAPREMCARRAAEQLGARRYEECVETGRALPLDAAVRRALTAPERVRVFRARQRTGPPASPDTREPAGLPTGNGGETAG from the coding sequence ATGCGAGACCACGGCCCCGGAGATCCCGACCGCCTTCCTCCCCCGGCCCCGTGCGGCCTGCCCGCCGAGGTGAACGGATTCGTCGGCCGGGCCGGCGAACTGGCCGCCGCGGCCCGTGCCCTGGAGACGTCGCGACTGGTCACCCTCGTGGGGCCGGGCGGGATCGGCAAGACCCGCCTGGCGGTGCGGGCGGCCGCGGCACAGCAGAATCGGTACGCCGACGGTGCGCGGCTGGCCGAGCTGTCCCTGGTACGGGACCCCCGGCTCGTCGCCCACGCCCTGCTCGGAGCGCTCGGCGTCACCGACCACACCGGCCGGCCCGCCCGCGACGTGCTGCTGCGGCACCTGGCGGGCAGGCGGCTGCTCCTCGTCGTGGACGGCTTCGAGCACCTGGTCGAGACGTGCGCGCCTCTTCTCCGCGATGTCCTGCGGCACGCGCCGGGCGTCGCGGTGCTGGCGGCGGGGCGGCGGCCGCTGCGGCTGGACGGCGAGGCCGTGCTGCCGCTCGGGCCGATGACCCCGCAGGACGCCGCGCTGCTGTTCACGGCCCGTGCGGCCGGCACCGGGCGGTGGGCTCGGGAGGATCCGGCGCTGGTGCGGGAGCTGTGCCGGCGCCTGGACGGGGTCCCGCTCGCACTGGAACTGGCCGCCGGGCGGCTCCCCGCCCTGACGCTGGAGCAGCTGCTGGACCGGATGGACGACCGCTTCGGGCTGCTGACGTGCGGTGTCCGGGGGGCGCTGCCCCGGCACCGGACGCTGCGCACCGCCGTCGGCTGGAGCCACGAGCTGTGCACCCCCGCCGAGCGGCTGCTGTGGGCGCGCTTGTCGGTCTTCGCCGGCGACTTCGACCTGGAGGCGGTCGAGTACGTGTGCAGCGGTCCGGACCTGCCGGCCGGGTCGGTGCTGGACGTCCTCGGGGAACTGATCGCGCAGTCCGTGGTCACCCGCGCGGAGAGCGCCGGCGGCGCCCGCTACCGGATGCTCGACACCGTGCGCGCGTACGGCGCGGAGTGGCTGGCCGAGCTGGGCGACGCCGAGCGGCTGCGCAGCCGGCACCGCGACTGGTACATGGGGCTGGCCACCTGGTGCGAGCTGGAGTGGTTCGGTCCGCGGCAGGCGGACGTCGCGGCGTGCACCGACAGCGCGCTGCCCAATCTGCGGGCCGCCGTCGAGGTCTGCCTGGAACGCCCGGACGAGGCGCATCTGGGACAGCACCTGGTCGGGACGCTCTGGTTCTACTGGGCCGGCTGCGGCCGGCTCTCCGAGGGCCGCCACTGGCTCGACCGGGTGCTCGCCCACGAGACGCGGTACCCGGACGCGCGGCTGAAGGCGTTGTGGGTGCTCGGGTACGTGGCCGTGCTCCAGGGCGACGCGGCGGCCGCGGCCGCCGCGCTGCACGAGTGCGGCGAGGGCGCGGAGGCCGGGGAGAACGTGCTGGCGGGCGCGTATGCGACCCATCGCAAGGGCTGCCTCGCGCTGCTGTCGGACGACGTCCCGCGCGCCGAGCGGCTGCTGCGCAGCGCGCTCGCGGACTACGACCGGGTCGGCGAGCTCAACAGCAACGTCCTGATGGGGCAGGTGGAGCTGGCCATGGCGCTGGTCTTCCAGGACCGGCTGGACGCGGCGGTCGAGGTGTGCGAGGAGGTGCGGGAGGTCTGCGAGACGTTCGGCGAGCTGTGGACCCGCGCCTACGCGCTGTACGTCCTCGCGTACGCGGCCTGGGCGGCCGGTGAGCACGCCCGCGCCCGGGCGCTGCTGACCGAGTGCATCACGGTCGACCACCGGTTCAACGACCTGGTCGGCTTGGCCCTGGCGATCGAGCTGCTCGCCCTGGTGACCGCCTCGGAGGGCGATCCCGCGGAGGCCGCGGTGCTCCAGGGCGCGGCGGCGCCGGTCTGGGACTCGGTGGGCGTCGCGGTCTTCGGCTCGGTGCACTTCGCCGCGCCCCGGGAGATGTGCGCCCGCCGGGCCGCGGAACAGCTGGGGGCCCGGAGGTACGAGGAGTGCGTGGAAACCGGCCGGGCACTGCCGCTGGACGCCGCGGTGCGGCGTGCGCTCACCGCTCCGGAGCGGGTGCGGGTCTTCCGGGCCCGGCAGCGCACGGGTCCGCCGGCCTCCCCGGACACGCGAGAGCCCGCCGGCCTCCCCACCGGGAACGGCGGGGAGACGGCGGGCTGA
- the rpsD gene encoding 30S ribosomal protein S4, with protein sequence MPNQSRPKVKKSRALGIALTPKAVKYFEARPYPPGEHGRGRKQNSDYKVRLLEKQRLRAQYDISERQMARAYDRAKKAEGKTGDALVVELERRLDALVLRSGIARTIYQARQMVVHGHIEVNGGKVDKPSFRVRPDDVVMVRERSREKALFQVAREGGFAADGETPRYLQVNLKALAFRLDRDPQRKEVPVICDEQLVVEYYAR encoded by the coding sequence GTGCCTAACCAGTCGCGTCCCAAGGTCAAGAAGTCCCGTGCGCTCGGTATCGCCCTGACGCCGAAGGCCGTGAAGTACTTCGAGGCTCGCCCCTACCCGCCGGGTGAGCACGGCCGTGGCCGCAAGCAGAACTCGGACTACAAGGTCCGCCTGCTCGAGAAGCAGCGCCTGCGTGCGCAGTACGACATCAGCGAGCGCCAGATGGCCCGCGCCTACGACCGCGCCAAGAAGGCCGAGGGCAAGACCGGCGACGCGCTCGTCGTCGAGCTCGAGCGCCGCCTCGACGCCCTGGTCCTGCGTTCGGGCATCGCCCGCACCATCTACCAGGCCCGTCAGATGGTCGTCCACGGCCACATCGAGGTCAACGGCGGCAAGGTCGACAAGCCGTCCTTCCGCGTCCGTCCCGACGACGTCGTGATGGTCCGCGAGCGCTCCCGCGAGAAGGCCCTCTTCCAGGTCGCCCGCGAGGGTGGCTTCGCCGCCGACGGCGAGACCCCGCGCTACCTGCAGGTCAACCTGAAGGCCCTGGCCTTCCGTCTGGACCGCGACCCGCAGCGCAAGGAAGTCCCGGTCATCTGCGACGAGCAGCTCGTCGTCGAGTACTACGCCCGCTGA